Proteins from a genomic interval of Halomonas alkaliantarctica:
- a CDS encoding efflux RND transporter periplasmic adaptor subunit: protein MLLPFHRRRLLRLTLVPLTLLLSSVTFAQSAPSIIGTQAIVTTWSDPLEALGTLSADESVTLSATVTDIVTEINFRDGEQVEEGQLLIRLEDAEEQAQLRASQALREERRNASNRASQLQERNLAARADVEDSQSRLRQADADIQAIEAELANYQIKAPFSGRVGFRNISVGALVTPGMDLVTLDKLDVMQLDFSVPEVFLGRLSPGLMLNATTAAYPDALFSGEIAAIGTRVDPVTRSVSVRADLENTDGRLRPGMLMEVIVQQRVRDTVVIPEAAIEPSGDRHFVMLIEQSEGSTRLARREVSIGERRNGEVEILEGLTANDLIVFHGLQLARDGQEARLIGIADDETGIRALLEADR, encoded by the coding sequence ATGCTTTTGCCTTTTCATCGACGACGGCTGTTGCGACTCACGCTCGTGCCTCTCACCCTACTGCTTTCCAGTGTGACGTTCGCCCAATCGGCGCCGTCCATCATCGGCACACAGGCCATCGTGACGACTTGGTCCGATCCACTAGAAGCCTTGGGAACCCTTAGTGCCGATGAGAGCGTTACGCTATCAGCTACCGTCACGGACATCGTTACCGAGATCAATTTCCGTGACGGCGAGCAGGTCGAAGAGGGGCAGTTGCTTATTCGCCTGGAGGATGCCGAAGAGCAAGCGCAACTGAGGGCGTCCCAGGCACTTCGCGAAGAGCGGCGCAATGCGTCAAATCGCGCGTCCCAGCTGCAAGAACGCAACCTGGCGGCCCGGGCCGATGTAGAAGATAGCCAATCACGACTGCGTCAAGCAGATGCCGATATTCAAGCGATCGAAGCGGAATTGGCCAATTACCAGATAAAAGCGCCTTTCAGTGGCCGTGTCGGCTTTCGCAATATCAGTGTCGGCGCCCTGGTCACCCCGGGCATGGATCTGGTGACGCTCGATAAATTGGATGTTATGCAGCTCGATTTCAGCGTCCCCGAAGTATTTCTCGGCCGCCTCTCACCCGGCTTAATGCTAAATGCCACGACTGCGGCCTACCCTGACGCCCTCTTTAGCGGTGAAATTGCCGCCATCGGCACACGGGTGGACCCAGTCACGCGCAGCGTAAGCGTCCGCGCTGATCTCGAGAATACCGATGGCCGCCTGCGCCCTGGCATGCTGATGGAAGTGATCGTTCAACAACGCGTACGCGATACTGTCGTTATCCCTGAGGCTGCCATAGAGCCTAGCGGTGACCGCCACTTCGTGATGCTAATTGAGCAGAGTGAAGGCAGCACTCGCTTGGCACGTCGCGAAGTGTCGATAGGCGAACGGCGCAATGGCGAGGTGGAAATTCTTGAGGGACTCACCGCCAACGATTTAATTGTCTTTCATGGTCTACAGCTAGCCAGAGATGGGCAAGAAGCCAGGTTAATCGGGATCGCCGATGACGAAACCGGTATACGAGCGCTGCTGGAGGCCGACCGCTAA